In Bradyrhizobium sp. WBOS07, the genomic window CTGCGGAGCCGCGGTGCGCGCCACGTGCTGCTCAAGATCTGCTCGACCTTCGATTCCACCGATTCAGGCAATATCGGCCCGGTGATGGACGCGTTGCGCGCCGATAGCGGCGAGGGGGCCGTTCTGGTGACGCCGGCCTTCCCGGAGACCGGCCGCACCGTCTACCAGGGCAACCTGTTCGTCGGCGCCGTGCCGCTCAACGAGAGCCCGCTGAAGGACCATCCGCTCAACCCGATGCATGATTCAAACCTGGTGCGCGTGCTGGCGCGCCAGAGCAGGACGCAGATCGGTCTCGTCGACCTCGCGACTGTCGCGCGCGGCGCGGATGCCGTGCGGGCGCGATTGGCCGAGCTCGGCGGCAAGAGTATCGGCGCTGCCATCATCGATGCCGTGTTCGACCGGGACCTCGAAACCATCGGTCTCGTGGCCGCCGAACATCGCCTGTCGGTCGGGGCCTCCGGCATCGGCCTTGGACTGGCGCGAGCTCTGGTGTCGACGGGCAAGGTCAAGCGCGGTGCCGCAAGCAGCGAGTCCGGAGCTGCCGTCGGCGGGCCAGCAGCGTGTCTTGCCGGAAGCTGTTCGCAGGCCACGCTTCAGCAGATCGCGAATGCCGAACGCATCATGCCGGTGTTCCATCTCGACCAGGACCGTATTATTACGGGAGCGAGCGAAGCCGAGCGCGCGCTCGACTGGGCGAGGCCGCGACTTGCCGACGGCCCGGTGCTGATCGCCTCGAGCGCGAAGCCCGAGGAAGTCGCCGCATTGCAAGCTCGCCACGGGCGCGATGCCGCGGGCCACGCCATCGAGCGGGCCATGGCCGATATCGCGGAAAACCTCGTGAAAGCAGGGGTCCGGCGCCTCGTCGTTGCCGGCGGCGAGACATCCGGCGCGGTCGTTGACCGCCTCGAAATCCCGGGCTTCCTCGTCGGCGCGGAGATCGCCGCGGGCGTGCCGGTGCTGCGCGCCGTCGGCGCCGAAGCAGGCGAGATGCTGCTCGCGTTGAAGTCCGGAAACTTCGGCGGCCCGGAGTTCTTCGCGGATGCGCTTAGGCTCATGCGCTGAGCGCAGGGCACTCCTGGCCCCTTGCTCAGTTCCTTCGGCGCCGCTGACAATTTG contains:
- the otnK gene encoding 3-oxo-tetronate kinase, coding for MTLAAKLSLGCIADDYTGASDLANTLTRAGLRTVQTIGVPSDDLALPEVDAVVVSLKSRSIEAGLAVSRSRAAEKWLRSRGARHVLLKICSTFDSTDSGNIGPVMDALRADSGEGAVLVTPAFPETGRTVYQGNLFVGAVPLNESPLKDHPLNPMHDSNLVRVLARQSRTQIGLVDLATVARGADAVRARLAELGGKSIGAAIIDAVFDRDLETIGLVAAEHRLSVGASGIGLGLARALVSTGKVKRGAASSESGAAVGGPAACLAGSCSQATLQQIANAERIMPVFHLDQDRIITGASEAERALDWARPRLADGPVLIASSAKPEEVAALQARHGRDAAGHAIERAMADIAENLVKAGVRRLVVAGGETSGAVVDRLEIPGFLVGAEIAAGVPVLRAVGAEAGEMLLALKSGNFGGPEFFADALRLMR